From Chryseobacterium sp. H1D6B, a single genomic window includes:
- a CDS encoding acyl-CoA dehydrogenase — MDFNLSEEQLMIQQAARDFAQTELLPEVIERDREQKFPTEQVKKMGEMGLLGMMVDPKYGGAGMDSVSYVLAMEEIAKIDASAAVVMSVNNSLVCAGLEKFASEEQKQKYLTPLASGKVIGAFALSEPEAGSDATSQKTTAEDKGDYYLLNGIKNWITNGGTASYYIVIAQTDPEKKHKGINAFIVERGWEGFEIGAKEDKLGIRGSDTHSLIFNNVKVPKENRIGEDGFGFNFAMAVLNGGRIGIASQALGIASGAYELALKYAKTRKAFKTEIINHQAIAFKLADMATQITAARMLCFKAAVEKDAGKDISESGAMAKLYSSQVAMDTTIEAVQIHGGYGYVKEYHVERMMRDAKITQIYEGTSEIQRIVISRSIAK; from the coding sequence ATGGACTTTAATTTATCAGAAGAACAGCTGATGATTCAGCAGGCAGCAAGAGATTTTGCACAAACAGAGCTTTTACCGGAAGTAATAGAAAGGGACAGAGAACAGAAGTTCCCTACAGAGCAGGTAAAGAAAATGGGGGAAATGGGGCTTTTGGGAATGATGGTTGATCCTAAATACGGCGGCGCGGGTATGGACAGCGTTTCTTACGTATTAGCGATGGAGGAGATTGCAAAAATTGATGCTTCTGCAGCTGTTGTAATGTCTGTAAACAATTCATTGGTATGTGCGGGGCTTGAAAAATTTGCTTCTGAAGAGCAGAAACAAAAATATCTTACTCCTTTAGCAAGCGGAAAGGTGATCGGAGCTTTTGCTTTGTCTGAACCAGAAGCGGGATCTGATGCTACTTCTCAAAAAACAACTGCAGAAGATAAAGGAGACTATTATCTTTTAAATGGAATCAAAAACTGGATCACAAACGGTGGAACAGCTTCTTATTATATTGTAATTGCTCAGACAGACCCTGAGAAAAAACATAAAGGAATCAATGCGTTTATTGTAGAAAGAGGATGGGAAGGTTTTGAAATCGGAGCAAAAGAAGATAAATTAGGAATCAGAGGAAGTGATACGCATTCTTTAATCTTTAACAATGTGAAAGTACCGAAAGAAAACAGAATCGGGGAAGACGGTTTTGGATTCAATTTTGCAATGGCTGTATTGAACGGCGGAAGAATCGGTATTGCTTCTCAGGCACTAGGTATTGCTTCTGGAGCTTATGAATTAGCTCTTAAATATGCTAAAACAAGAAAAGCTTTCAAAACTGAAATTATCAACCACCAGGCTATCGCATTCAAATTAGCAGATATGGCAACACAGATCACTGCTGCAAGAATGCTTTGTTTCAAGGCAGCTGTAGAAAAAGATGCTGGAAAAGATATCTCTGAAAGTGGTGCTATGGCGAAATTATATTCTTCCCAAGTGGCGATGGATACTACTATTGAAGCAGTACAGATCCACGGAGGATACGGATACGTGAAAGAATATCACGTAGAAAGAATGATGCGTGATGCGAAAATCACTCAAATTTATGAAGGAACTTCAGAAATCCAGAGAATTGTGATTTCAAGAAGTATCGCAAAATAA
- a CDS encoding cupin domain-containing protein, whose translation MSRDLPNFKYELEKKEPRLGPGGITRGVSVKEFAASQNLAGVSMHLDPGAIRELHWHANAAEWGYVLEGQMRTTVIDPEGNVFTDIFNPGDVWYFPRGYGHVLQCISSESCHFILIFDNGDFSEDHTFSITDFISSVPTAVAAQNLGITEEEVKKLYQGEAYFAQCETPDIHSGLASARTEISLVSKHRYPLGAQQPIIVPGGGLQRVVTQKEFAVAKSITGSIFEIEPGGLREMHWHPNADEWQYYIQGRAEMGVFLAEGQFVKDEFEKGDVGYVPMGAGHYIKNIGSEKLIVLLGFNNGLYEAIDLSTWISGNPKDILKGNFGVGDDIIDQFPTSDGFIIK comes from the coding sequence ATGAGCAGAGATCTTCCCAATTTTAAATACGAATTAGAGAAAAAGGAACCAAGACTGGGACCCGGAGGTATTACAAGAGGGGTTTCGGTAAAAGAATTTGCGGCTTCTCAAAATTTGGCTGGAGTAAGTATGCATTTAGATCCAGGTGCCATCCGCGAGCTTCACTGGCACGCCAATGCGGCAGAATGGGGTTATGTGCTCGAAGGACAGATGCGTACGACAGTAATTGATCCTGAAGGAAATGTTTTTACCGATATTTTCAATCCCGGAGATGTATGGTATTTCCCAAGGGGCTACGGCCACGTGCTTCAGTGTATCAGCAGTGAAAGCTGCCACTTCATTCTTATTTTTGACAATGGTGATTTTTCTGAAGACCATACATTCAGTATCACAGATTTTATATCGAGCGTTCCTACAGCAGTTGCTGCCCAGAATTTAGGAATTACTGAAGAGGAAGTAAAAAAATTATATCAAGGGGAAGCTTATTTTGCACAATGCGAAACTCCTGACATCCATTCAGGGCTGGCATCAGCACGTACTGAAATATCATTGGTTTCAAAACACCGCTACCCTCTTGGTGCCCAGCAGCCAATTATAGTTCCTGGAGGAGGGCTTCAAAGAGTGGTTACCCAAAAGGAGTTTGCTGTTGCCAAGTCTATTACAGGAAGTATTTTTGAAATCGAACCTGGAGGATTAAGAGAAATGCACTGGCATCCGAATGCTGATGAATGGCAGTATTATATCCAGGGAAGGGCAGAAATGGGAGTTTTCTTAGCCGAAGGCCAGTTTGTAAAGGATGAATTTGAAAAAGGTGATGTAGGATACGTACCTATGGGAGCCGGACATTATATTAAAAATATCGGTTCTGAAAAATTGATTGTGCTGCTTGGTTTTAATAATGGTTTATACGAAGCCATTGATCTCAGCACATGGATCAGCGGAAATCCAAAAGATATTTTGAAAGGAAACTTTGGTGTGGGTGATGATATTATTGATCAATTCCCAACTTCAGATGGATTTATTATTAAGTAA
- a CDS encoding DUF4349 domain-containing protein, producing MKKFILLAAISSTFIMCKKSEAAQSQFEKAVHTADSAASNTSETIHSINKTAEEILDSSNIKIKDLENAKEDIKSTIENTSKIADSLTNKIASVKLELKTEKKDAAEKKSKKIAVSTPAQKVIKETKIIYKDHPRKDNYELNISKNKMVKTGVLELNVPDAETAKEIVKEQVKKYDGYIRSENISFNNNDQKISYLKIKVPIQKFDYLMDDLSNNIGEIENKGVDVSGQDYVNNTLCDLEITLYGAAGEYTAKDKPKTFGEKSLAAVSSGWEVITSIFLFILPLWPLLLIAGIGYYFYKKKNKNLPNNDSH from the coding sequence ATGAAAAAGTTCATTTTACTAGCCGCTATATCAAGTACCTTTATTATGTGTAAAAAGAGTGAGGCTGCTCAATCTCAATTTGAAAAAGCTGTACATACAGCAGACAGTGCAGCATCCAATACTTCAGAAACAATTCACTCTATTAATAAGACCGCAGAAGAAATTTTAGACTCTTCAAATATCAAAATTAAAGACCTTGAAAATGCAAAAGAAGATATAAAAAGCACCATTGAAAACACTTCAAAAATAGCTGATTCTTTAACTAATAAAATCGCTTCTGTAAAACTGGAATTAAAAACAGAGAAAAAAGATGCTGCTGAAAAGAAATCTAAAAAAATAGCGGTTAGTACACCAGCGCAAAAAGTAATTAAAGAAACGAAGATAATATATAAAGATCATCCTAGAAAAGACAACTACGAATTAAATATCTCTAAAAACAAAATGGTAAAAACCGGTGTTTTAGAGCTCAATGTACCAGATGCAGAAACGGCTAAAGAAATTGTAAAAGAACAGGTGAAAAAATATGACGGCTACATAAGAAGCGAAAATATTTCTTTCAATAATAATGATCAGAAAATATCTTATTTAAAAATAAAAGTACCCATCCAGAAGTTTGACTATTTAATGGACGACTTAAGCAACAACATCGGTGAAATTGAAAATAAAGGAGTTGATGTTTCAGGACAGGATTATGTAAATAATACACTCTGCGACTTGGAAATTACACTTTACGGGGCTGCTGGAGAATACACAGCAAAAGATAAGCCCAAAACATTTGGAGAAAAGTCTTTGGCCGCTGTTTCATCCGGATGGGAGGTCATTACTTCTATTTTTCTTTTCATACTTCCTTTATGGCCGCTGCTTCTAATTGCTGGAATTGGATATTATTTCTACAAAAAGAAAAACAAAAACCTTCCGAATAACGATTCCCACTAA
- a CDS encoding reprolysin-like metallopeptidase gives MKQKLLFLAVLIVSASGFAQQNQWSRISQKDVREARERSVKVSDFELLRLNTDELKLQLSNAPDRNKMPSAKGVLIRFPNQRGTFDTFEVVEASTMHPELQSRYSDIRSYMGHKVGDPATKIRFTYDSYFGLNAIVRSIKGMYYIDSYSKDNKNYMVYDRNNASSSRAFQCLFKEDETLKQSIEAGMQHKTVVDGLLRRYRLAITTTTEYTAYIAQQAGVGAGTDAQKKAAVLAAVNLVVNRVNEVFENDISVTLQLIPNTDLLFFINDDTFNALDAYQMIDENQTVADNAVGAANYDIGHLFFQASQGNDNGLAYTPAVCDNNVKAGGVTGSAIPVGDPFAIDYVAHEMGHQFGANHTQNNACNRNTNTSIEPGSASSIMGYAGICPPNVQNNSDAYFHSISINEMYTKITGTGNCGVNTATGNNEPAANAGPDKTIPKETPFALTGIGNDPDGDAVTYNWEQIDFGAAQMPPRPANAVGPMFRSLLATTSPTRYFPRLSTIVGGYNGAIITQTDFRAWEKLSSVARTLNFSLLVRDNNPAGGQTGRDDIQLTVSAAAGPFIVTSQNASGVVWNTGESKTITWNVANTNAAPVSTANVMILLSTDGGLTFPQTLVASTPNNGMYTFNVPSGLGNTTTARLMIKAIDNVFLNVNTTNFTINSTLGVNDLEKSEDGLKIYPNPSKGIFTIETNAKNNISYTVFAMDGKLVSQKKEVRSNGGKISEKVNLSNLPSGVYLIQVDKDDQKISKKLIITK, from the coding sequence ATGAAGCAAAAATTATTATTTCTAGCAGTCTTAATAGTATCGGCATCAGGATTTGCCCAGCAGAACCAATGGAGCCGGATTTCTCAAAAAGACGTAAGAGAAGCTAGAGAAAGATCCGTGAAAGTTTCAGATTTTGAGCTGTTAAGACTAAATACAGATGAACTTAAACTGCAGTTGTCAAATGCTCCTGACAGAAATAAAATGCCGTCCGCAAAAGGTGTTTTAATAAGATTTCCTAATCAGCGAGGAACATTTGATACATTTGAAGTTGTAGAAGCTTCTACAATGCATCCGGAATTACAATCGAGATATTCTGATATCAGATCTTATATGGGGCATAAAGTAGGCGATCCTGCTACGAAAATAAGATTTACTTATGATTCTTATTTCGGATTGAATGCAATAGTAAGAAGTATAAAAGGAATGTACTATATTGATTCTTATTCTAAAGACAATAAAAACTATATGGTGTATGACAGGAATAATGCGAGTTCTTCCAGAGCATTTCAGTGTTTATTTAAAGAAGATGAAACATTAAAGCAGTCGATAGAAGCTGGTATGCAGCATAAAACTGTAGTAGACGGGCTGCTAAGAAGGTATAGACTGGCCATTACTACAACTACTGAATATACGGCATACATTGCCCAGCAGGCTGGGGTGGGTGCAGGAACTGATGCTCAAAAAAAAGCAGCCGTATTAGCGGCGGTGAACTTAGTAGTAAACCGTGTTAATGAAGTATTTGAAAATGATATTTCCGTTACTTTACAGCTGATTCCTAATACAGATTTACTCTTTTTTATAAATGACGATACTTTTAATGCACTTGATGCCTATCAGATGATTGATGAAAATCAAACTGTTGCTGATAATGCAGTAGGTGCAGCGAACTATGATATAGGACATCTTTTCTTTCAAGCGTCGCAAGGAAACGATAACGGGCTGGCTTATACACCGGCAGTCTGTGATAATAATGTAAAAGCCGGAGGGGTTACCGGATCTGCAATTCCGGTAGGTGATCCTTTTGCTATTGATTATGTAGCCCACGAAATGGGACACCAGTTTGGAGCTAACCATACTCAAAATAATGCATGCAATAGAAATACCAATACCTCTATTGAACCAGGAAGTGCCAGTTCAATTATGGGGTATGCAGGGATCTGTCCTCCGAATGTTCAGAATAACAGTGATGCTTATTTTCATTCTATCAGTATCAATGAAATGTATACGAAAATTACCGGAACTGGAAACTGCGGCGTGAATACAGCAACAGGAAATAATGAACCTGCTGCTAATGCAGGACCAGACAAAACGATTCCTAAAGAAACGCCTTTTGCTTTAACAGGAATAGGAAACGATCCAGATGGAGATGCTGTCACTTACAATTGGGAGCAGATCGATTTTGGTGCAGCACAAATGCCTCCAAGACCTGCAAACGCAGTAGGACCGATGTTTAGATCTTTATTGGCGACTACATCTCCTACAAGATATTTTCCAAGATTGTCCACTATAGTAGGAGGATATAATGGAGCTATCATTACCCAGACGGATTTCAGAGCTTGGGAAAAACTTTCATCAGTAGCAAGGACATTAAATTTTTCTCTTCTGGTAAGGGATAATAACCCAGCAGGCGGACAGACCGGCCGTGATGATATTCAGTTGACGGTTTCAGCGGCGGCAGGACCATTTATTGTAACTTCACAAAATGCTTCAGGAGTAGTCTGGAATACCGGCGAATCCAAAACAATCACATGGAATGTTGCGAATACCAATGCTGCTCCTGTAAGTACTGCAAATGTTATGATCCTGCTTTCAACGGACGGCGGACTTACTTTCCCTCAGACATTGGTCGCAAGCACACCCAATAACGGAATGTATACTTTTAATGTTCCAAGCGGGCTGGGAAACACTACAACAGCAAGATTGATGATAAAAGCAATTGATAATGTATTCTTGAATGTAAATACAACGAATTTTACTATTAATTCTACTTTAGGAGTGAATGATCTTGAAAAATCTGAAGATGGATTGAAAATTTATCCTAATCCTTCCAAAGGTATCTTCACGATCGAAACCAATGCAAAAAATAATATTTCCTATACTGTATTTGCAATGGACGGCAAATTAGTAAGCCAGAAAAAAGAAGTCAGAAGTAACGGCGGAAAAATATCTGAAAAGGTTAATTTATCTAACCTTCCTTCTGGAGTGTATCTTATCCAGGTAGATAAAGATGATCAGAAAATATCTAAAAAACTGATTATAACTAAATAA